A single genomic interval of Methanotorris formicicus Mc-S-70 harbors:
- a CDS encoding protein kinase domain-containing protein translates to MDLNVFREKMLIWAKLNHQNIARLYNYSTNPLFHEIEYCGKNLKEVYNSIKSEERIFKIIFDVSEGLKHAHTRNILHRNLTSANVMFDGRDAKISNWYCARYVNRVSRDLQKPYSKYLAPEMILKKKEGFYTDIWQLGVLFYELTTGRVPFNNKDEILNIKVVHPYEIINKCLSKRRKRRYQSVEDFQNDLKALINEKYENFVENKEMFKGISYCCDLLLICLKNNDGVNAYKYLDDLIEYVDNNSIKEDLKHLKESIKYRLENHIPIPKEIIYNAEIITHKIKLVK, encoded by the coding sequence ATTGATTTAAATGTTTTTAGAGAAAAAATGCTTATTTGGGCTAAGTTAAATCATCAAAATATAGCAAGGTTATACAACTATTCAACAAATCCTTTATTCCACGAGATTGAATACTGTGGAAAAAATCTAAAGGAAGTATATAATTCAATAAAATCTGAGGAAAGGATTTTTAAAATTATTTTTGATGTCTCTGAAGGATTAAAACATGCCCATACAAGAAATATTTTGCATAGAAATCTAACATCTGCAAATGTTATGTTTGATGGAAGGGATGCAAAAATCTCAAATTGGTATTGTGCAAGATATGTAAATAGAGTAAGTAGAGATTTGCAAAAGCCCTATTCAAAATACTTAGCACCAGAAATGATTTTAAAAAAGAAAGAAGGGTTCTACACAGATATATGGCAGTTGGGAGTTTTGTTTTATGAATTAACTACTGGAAGAGTCCCATTCAATAACAAAGATGAAATTTTAAATATAAAAGTAGTTCATCCTTATGAGATAATAAATAAATGCTTATCAAAAAGGAGAAAAAGAAGGTATCAGTCAGTTGAGGACTTTCAAAATGACTTAAAAGCATTAATTAATGAAAAATATGAAAACTTTGTTGAAAATAAGGAAATGTTTAAGGGAATCAGTTATTGTTGTGATTTGCTTTTAATATGTTTAAAAAATAATGATGGAGTTAATGCTTATAAATATTTGGATGATTTAATTGAATATGTTGATAACAACAGTATAAAAGAGGATTTAAAGCATTTAAAAGAAAGCATAAAGTATCGACTTGAAAATCACATCCCAATACCAAAGGAAATAATATACAATGCCGAAATAATTACGCATAAGATAAAATTGGTGAAATAA
- a CDS encoding ATP-binding protein: protein MEIDLSGALMKQFKKAKLEYEKAKENGNITLAKKKALECSKLLKELAKYDSYNAKSYLEKAKKWQLVAENIDDVFEPKAKTTKSEKKSMSSQPKQSEEEDEIDKFKNYVKNNLIQKSPVKWDDIGGLEEVKRLMMETIVISALQKPKSIQPWKGVLLFGPPGTGKTLLASACAGSLDATFFNVKASSVTSKYFGESSKIITALYEVARELNPSIVFIDEIDALTTKRSDGVSEASRRMLSTLLTELDGFQDKGKDLLVLTLSATNTPWDLDEAVLSRFPRRIYIPLPDKEATKEIIKINTKGLELNVDLDEIAERCVERLYSGRDLKNLCQEAIWNMIRDVNKDLYELAKLPYKELRKRKLKTRPLTNDDFEEAFKKIKSPLTKKDIERYEKWGEEFGG from the coding sequence ATGGAAATTGACTTATCTGGGGCTTTAATGAAGCAATTTAAAAAAGCAAAGTTAGAATATGAAAAAGCAAAAGAAAATGGTAATATAACATTGGCAAAAAAGAAGGCATTGGAATGCTCTAAATTATTAAAAGAATTGGCAAAATATGATTCTTACAATGCAAAAAGTTATTTAGAAAAGGCAAAAAAATGGCAGTTAGTTGCAGAGAATATCGATGATGTATTTGAACCAAAAGCAAAAACAACAAAATCAGAAAAGAAATCAATGTCTTCTCAACCAAAACAATCTGAAGAGGAAGACGAAATTGATAAATTCAAAAACTATGTAAAAAATAACCTAATCCAAAAATCACCAGTAAAGTGGGATGATATTGGTGGTTTAGAGGAAGTCAAGCGTTTAATGATGGAAACCATTGTTATATCCGCCCTCCAAAAACCAAAATCAATACAACCATGGAAGGGGGTTTTATTATTCGGTCCTCCAGGAACTGGAAAAACTTTATTAGCATCTGCATGTGCTGGTAGTTTGGATGCGACATTTTTTAATGTTAAAGCATCATCAGTGACAAGCAAATACTTTGGAGAGTCATCAAAGATAATAACTGCCTTATATGAAGTTGCAAGAGAGTTAAATCCAAGTATTGTTTTTATTGATGAAATTGATGCTTTAACTACCAAAAGAAGTGACGGCGTTAGTGAGGCATCAAGGAGGATGTTATCAACATTATTAACTGAATTGGATGGATTTCAAGATAAGGGTAAGGATTTGTTGGTTTTAACCTTATCTGCCACTAATACACCGTGGGATTTAGATGAAGCGGTTTTATCAAGATTTCCAAGGAGAATATATATTCCTCTGCCTGATAAAGAAGCAACAAAGGAGATTATTAAAATTAATACAAAAGGTTTGGAGCTGAATGTTGATTTGGATGAGATTGCTGAAAGGTGTGTTGAAAGGCTATATTCTGGTAGGGATTTAAAGAATCTCTGCCAAGAGGCGATTTGGAATATGATTAGGGATGTAAATAAAGATTTATATGAATTGGCTAAATTACCTTATAAGGAATTAAGAAAGAGAAAGTTAAAGACAAGACCTCTGACCAATGATGATTTTGAAGAGGCATTTAAGAAGATTAAAAGTCCATTAACTAAGAAAGATATTGAGAGGTATGAGAAGTGGGGAGAAGAATTTGGAGGATGA